One window of the Macaca thibetana thibetana isolate TM-01 chromosome 1, ASM2454274v1, whole genome shotgun sequence genome contains the following:
- the SFN gene encoding 14-3-3 protein sigma: protein MERASLIQKAKLAEQAERYEDMAAFMKGAVEKGEELSCEERNLLSVAYKNVVGGQRAAWRVLSSIEQKSNEEGSEEKGPEVREYREKVETELRGVCDTVLGLLDSHLIKEAGDAESRVFYLKMKGDYYRYLAEVATGDDKKRIIDSARSAYQEAMDISKKEMPPTNPIRLGLALNFSVFHYEIANSPEEAISLAKTTFDEAMADLHTLSEDSYKDSTLIMQLLRDNLTLWTADNAGEEGGEAPQEPQS from the coding sequence ATGGAGAGAGCCAGTCTGATCCAGAAGGCCAAGCTGGCAGAGCAGGCCGAACGTTATGAGGACATGGCAGCCTTCATGAAGGGCGCCGTGGAGAAAGGTGAGGAGCTCTCCTGCGAAGAGCGAAACCTGCTCTCAGTAGCCTACAAGAATGTGGTGGGCGGCCAGAGGGCTGCCTGGAGGGTCCTGTCCAGTATTGAGCAGAAAAGCAACGAGGAGGGCTCGGAGGAGAAGGGCCCCGAGGTGCGTGAGTACCGGGAGAAGGTGGAGACTGAGCTCCGGGGCGTGTGCGACACCGTGCTGGGCCTGCTGGACAGCCATCTCATCAAGGAGGCTGGGGACGCGGAGAGCAGGGTCTTCTACCTGAAGATGAAGGGCGACTACTACCGCTACTTGGCCGAGGTGGCCACTGGTGACGACAAGAAGCGCATCATCGACTCAGCCCGGTCAGCCTACCAGGAGGCCATGGACATCAGCAAGAAGGAGATGCCGCCCACCAATCCCATCCGCCTGGGCCTGGCCCTGAACTTTTCCGTCTTCCACTACGAGATCGCCAACAGCCCCGAGGAGGCCATCTCGCTGGCCAAGACCACTTTCGATGAGGCCATGGCTGATCTGCACACCCTCAGCGAGGACTCCTACAAAGACAGCACCCTCATCATGCAGCTGCTGCGAGACAACCTGACGCTGTGGACGGCCGACAACGCCGGGGAAGAGGGGGGCGAGGCTCCCCAGGAGCCCCAGAGCTGA